The following proteins are co-located in the Pseudomonas cannabina genome:
- a CDS encoding glycoside hydrolase family 10 protein produces the protein MATANKNLKATWVATVTNLDWPSVSSVAITDEAARVSKQKEELTGILDEIVAMKMNAIIFQVVPCADAFYASDLLPWSKYLTGTLGKNPGFDPLAYAIEQAHARNIELHAWVNPYRLSMNASDATIEELNNSSSDSPASVFKTHPEWTGTAANRFVLNPGIPEVQTWVSSIVEEIVTKYDVDAIQFDDYFYNETASSLLQDDATYQKYNTNFTTKADWRRNNTYSLVDTCHKKIAAVKADVLFGVSPAGVWRNKSDDPLGSDTQAGASNYDFAYADTRKWVIDGIIDYIAPQVYWPFAREVARYDAITQWWADTVSGTGTALYIGMALYKVGTASETEPDWTVEGGVPEITRQLDLNDSLTEVSGCMLFRHIFLRASQTQQVVDYLKLRWADV, from the coding sequence ATGGCAACTGCGAACAAAAACCTCAAGGCGACTTGGGTCGCGACAGTTACGAATCTTGACTGGCCGTCAGTCTCATCTGTGGCCATCACTGATGAGGCTGCACGTGTCAGTAAACAGAAAGAAGAATTGACCGGCATTCTTGATGAGATTGTGGCAATGAAAATGAATGCCATCATATTCCAGGTTGTTCCCTGCGCAGATGCATTCTACGCATCAGACCTGCTTCCATGGTCGAAGTATCTGACGGGTACGCTCGGGAAGAATCCCGGCTTTGACCCACTGGCTTATGCTATCGAGCAGGCGCATGCACGCAATATTGAGCTGCACGCATGGGTGAACCCGTACCGCCTATCAATGAACGCCAGCGACGCCACAATCGAAGAGCTGAACAACTCATCATCTGACTCCCCGGCCAGTGTGTTTAAAACGCATCCTGAATGGACGGGAACCGCAGCGAACCGCTTTGTTCTCAACCCCGGCATACCTGAAGTTCAGACGTGGGTTAGTAGTATTGTTGAAGAAATTGTCACTAAATACGATGTTGATGCCATTCAATTCGATGATTATTTTTATAATGAAACTGCAAGCTCGCTGCTGCAGGATGATGCCACCTACCAGAAATACAACACTAACTTTACCACGAAGGCCGACTGGCGGCGGAATAACACTTATTCGCTGGTTGATACATGCCATAAGAAAATAGCCGCCGTAAAAGCAGATGTCTTGTTTGGCGTCAGCCCGGCAGGCGTCTGGCGGAATAAATCTGACGACCCGCTGGGGTCCGATACGCAGGCCGGTGCGTCTAATTACGATTTCGCGTATGCAGACACACGGAAATGGGTCATTGACGGCATCATTGATTATATCGCCCCGCAGGTCTACTGGCCGTTTGCCCGTGAGGTTGCCCGTTATGATGCCATCACACAGTGGTGGGCGGATACGGTCAGCGGAACCGGCACAGCATTATATATTGGTATGGCTCTGTATAAAGTGGGAACGGCATCAGAAACCGAGCCCGACTGGACTGTCGAGGGGGGCGTGCCTGAAATTACCCGTCAGCTTGACCTGAATGATTCTCTGACTGAGG